One part of the Acidobacteriota bacterium genome encodes these proteins:
- a CDS encoding DUF1553 domain-containing protein, which translates to MRMKVALRSGVLTAVLALLALGALPAPELGAQQDARPERVVDFEREVRPVLSENCFACHGPDEATRQRGLRLDTREGWFEDRGRLGGPVIVEGDAEASSLFQRLTHRNARLRMPQGADPLTDDQVETIRLWIDQGAEWRPHWAFIPPERPELPPVADADWSRNPIDRFVLARLESEDLRPASETDRATLLRRVSLDLTGLPPSPADLAAFLNDDAADAYEQAVDRLLASPRYGERMASEWLDAARYADTNGYQTDGERSMWRWRDWVIDAYNANMPFDQFTIEQIAGDMLPSATSDQRIATAFNRNHSLNSEGGIVPEEFLVAYAVDRVETTSTIWLGLTLGCARCHDHKFDPVSQREFYEVIAHFNNIPERGKGFKYVNSPPLITAPTAEQEEEIAALDAKLVEAREALAALDAETAEARAAWEASLAEAGPLDWVLRDDLLAHHPFDGDIAAARSPEDVSAVLEEGTPRFVDGPRDSAFAFDGERYVNAGAHPDVGYDDPFTIAAWIRPEAADGVIASRASAGDQGEVGWGLYLEAGKLRLNMSTRVLDDGVAAETVAPVRLGEWQHVVASHDGSKTPEGMAVYVDGVPQELEGLLDLVGNRMPQRYPLRIGASGSDKPRFDGAIDDVRIYGAALTPEQAAVVATREALGEIAAIPPADRSASQTEKLRLAFFDQYAPPDVREAYAAVAMLEREREALWASFPTVMVMEEMAERRPTFRLERGAYDNPAEEVFPGVPAVLPPLPAGEEANRLTFARWLVAPDHPLTARVTVNRFWQQYFGTGLVKTAENFGTQGEYPSHPELLDWLATSFIDSGWDIKAMQRLIVTSATYRQASHVTPEAWEADPENRRLARGPRLRLPAQMIRDQALAVSGLLAERLGGPSVKPYQPEGLWDEVVEGGYGSYEPSEGDDLYRRSLYTFWKRTLGPPAMMTFDSSTRETCIVRTGRTNTPLQALNLMNDVTYVEAARRLAERMMTEGGVSPEERIGWAHYLVTAHRPRPEAEAILVNGFGRHLDRYQADREAALALVTQGESPRDETLDVAELASYTMVANLLLNFDGTITKE; encoded by the coding sequence ATGAGGATGAAAGTGGCACTCCGAAGTGGTGTCCTGACCGCCGTCCTTGCGTTGCTGGCGCTCGGTGCTCTGCCTGCGCCGGAGCTTGGCGCGCAGCAGGATGCCCGGCCCGAACGGGTGGTCGACTTCGAGCGCGAGGTGCGTCCGGTTCTCTCGGAGAACTGCTTCGCCTGCCACGGGCCGGACGAGGCGACCCGGCAGCGGGGGCTCCGCCTCGATACGCGCGAGGGCTGGTTCGAAGACCGGGGCCGCCTGGGAGGGCCGGTCATCGTCGAGGGGGATGCCGAGGCGAGCAGCCTGTTCCAGCGTCTGACCCATCGGAACGCGCGTCTTCGGATGCCGCAGGGCGCCGATCCGCTTACCGACGACCAGGTGGAGACGATACGCCTCTGGATTGATCAGGGTGCGGAATGGCGGCCGCACTGGGCGTTCATTCCGCCCGAGCGACCCGAGCTTCCCCCGGTGGCGGATGCCGATTGGTCACGCAATCCGATCGACCGGTTCGTCCTCGCCCGGCTCGAGTCCGAGGACCTGAGACCCGCGTCCGAAACGGACCGCGCGACGCTGCTGCGGCGCGTGTCTCTCGACTTGACGGGCCTCCCGCCCAGTCCGGCCGATCTGGCGGCCTTTCTGAATGACGACGCGGCAGACGCGTACGAGCAGGCGGTTGATCGACTGCTCGCATCGCCGCGCTACGGCGAGCGGATGGCGAGCGAGTGGCTCGATGCGGCGCGTTACGCGGACACCAACGGTTACCAGACCGACGGCGAGCGATCGATGTGGCGCTGGCGCGACTGGGTGATCGACGCTTACAACGCCAACATGCCGTTCGATCAGTTCACCATCGAGCAGATCGCGGGAGACATGCTGCCGAGCGCGACGAGCGATCAACGCATTGCCACCGCGTTCAACCGGAACCACAGCCTGAACAGCGAGGGTGGGATCGTTCCGGAGGAGTTCCTCGTGGCATACGCCGTCGACCGCGTCGAGACCACCTCGACGATCTGGCTCGGCCTGACCCTCGGGTGCGCACGCTGTCACGATCACAAGTTCGATCCCGTCTCGCAGCGCGAGTTCTACGAGGTGATCGCGCACTTCAACAACATCCCGGAGCGGGGCAAGGGCTTCAAGTACGTCAACTCGCCGCCGCTGATCACCGCGCCGACGGCGGAACAGGAAGAAGAGATCGCTGCGCTCGACGCCAAGCTGGTGGAGGCGCGCGAAGCCCTGGCGGCACTCGATGCGGAGACGGCCGAGGCGCGGGCGGCGTGGGAGGCTTCCCTTGCCGAAGCGGGGCCGCTCGACTGGGTGCTCCGGGACGACCTGCTGGCCCACCATCCGTTCGACGGTGACATCGCCGCGGCGAGAAGCCCCGAAGACGTGTCCGCCGTCCTGGAGGAGGGGACGCCCCGCTTCGTCGACGGACCGCGGGATTCGGCGTTCGCCTTCGACGGCGAGCGCTACGTCAACGCTGGTGCGCATCCGGACGTGGGTTACGACGACCCATTCACCATCGCGGCCTGGATCCGCCCGGAGGCCGCTGACGGCGTGATTGCCTCGCGCGCGTCGGCCGGCGATCAGGGTGAAGTTGGCTGGGGTCTCTATCTTGAGGCGGGCAAGCTGCGACTGAACATGTCGACGCGTGTCCTCGACGACGGTGTGGCGGCCGAGACGGTGGCTCCGGTTCGCCTCGGGGAGTGGCAGCATGTCGTCGCGAGCCACGATGGCTCGAAGACCCCGGAAGGCATGGCGGTTTACGTCGATGGCGTGCCGCAGGAGCTGGAGGGGCTTCTCGACCTGGTGGGGAACCGGATGCCGCAGCGCTATCCGCTCCGGATCGGCGCGAGCGGATCGGACAAGCCCCGGTTCGATGGCGCGATTGACGACGTGCGGATCTACGGCGCGGCGCTGACGCCGGAGCAAGCGGCGGTTGTTGCGACGCGCGAGGCGCTCGGCGAGATCGCCGCGATCCCGCCGGCCGACCGGTCCGCCAGCCAGACGGAGAAGCTCCGGCTCGCGTTCTTCGATCAGTACGCCCCGCCGGACGTGCGGGAGGCCTACGCCGCCGTCGCCATGCTGGAGCGGGAGCGCGAGGCGCTCTGGGCCAGCTTCCCGACCGTGATGGTGATGGAGGAGATGGCCGAGCGGCGTCCCACTTTCCGACTGGAGCGGGGCGCCTACGACAACCCGGCGGAGGAGGTCTTTCCGGGCGTTCCCGCGGTGCTGCCGCCGCTGCCCGCGGGTGAGGAAGCGAACCGCCTGACGTTCGCCCGCTGGCTGGTCGCTCCTGACCATCCGCTCACCGCCCGTGTCACCGTGAACCGTTTCTGGCAGCAGTACTTCGGAACCGGCCTCGTGAAGACGGCGGAGAACTTCGGCACGCAGGGCGAGTACCCGAGTCATCCCGAGCTGCTCGACTGGCTCGCCACGTCGTTCATCGATTCCGGGTGGGACATCAAGGCGATGCAGCGACTGATCGTCACGAGCGCCACCTACCGGCAGGCGTCGCATGTCACCCCGGAAGCGTGGGAGGCCGATCCCGAGAACCGCCGGCTGGCTCGCGGACCGCGGTTGCGGCTCCCGGCGCAGATGATTCGCGATCAGGCCCTCGCGGTTTCCGGCCTGCTGGCCGAGCGCCTCGGCGGGCCGTCGGTCAAGCCGTACCAACCGGAGGGCCTCTGGGACGAGGTCGTGGAGGGCGGCTACGGTTCCTACGAGCCCTCGGAGGGAGACGACCTGTACCGGCGCAGCCTCTACACGTTCTGGAAGCGAACGCTCGGCCCGCCGGCGATGATGACGTTCGATTCATCGACACGCGAGACCTGCATTGTCCGCACCGGGCGGACCAACACGCCGCTGCAGGCGCTCAACCTGATGAACGACGTGACTTACGTGGAGGCGGCGCGCCGCCTGGCCGAACGGATGATGACCGAAGGAGGCGTGTCGCCCGAAGAGAGGATCGGCTGGGCGCACTATCTGGTCACCGCGCACCGGCCGCGGCCGGAAGCCGAAGCAATCCTCGTGAATGGCTTCGGGCGGCATCTCGACCGCTACCAGGCGGATCGGGAAGCGGCGCTCGCGCTGGTGACCCAGGGCGAGTCGCCGCGCGACGAGACGCTCGACGTGGCGGAGCTTGCCTCCTACACGATGGTGGCGAACCTGCTCCTGAACTTCGACGGCACCATTACGAAGGAATAG
- a CDS encoding DUF1501 domain-containing protein, producing the protein MDEALERWLSRRRFLELASTGIGSAALATLFGQDLLAQAPVAPPAGGAGGGALPGLPHYAPRAKRVIYLFMSGAPSQHELFDYKPALARMVGEDLPPSVRGNQRVTTMTAGQTSFPLVPSKYPFTQHGQSGTWVSSLMPHTARIVDDLCFVHSLHTEAINHDPGITFFQTGAQLAGRPSIGAWLSYGLGSMNADLPTFVAMVSKGSAQTGQPLYDRLWGSGFLPTRYQGVKFLSTGDPVLYLSNPPGVDDATRRRFLDDLGELNTLKEAEFGDPETATRIAQYEMAYRMQSSVPELTDLSDEPESTFDLYGEDSRKPGTFARNCLLARRLAERDVRFVQCFHRGWDQHTRLPQGIERQAGDVDQAQAALVTDLKNRGMLDDTLVVWGGEFGRSAYCQGVFTEETYGRDHHPRCFTMWLAGGGVRPGISYGETDDFSYNIVRDPVHIHDLHATMLHLLGIDHTKLTYEYQGRDFRLTDVHGTVVDDILA; encoded by the coding sequence ATGGACGAAGCACTGGAACGGTGGCTGTCTCGGCGGCGGTTTCTTGAACTGGCAAGCACCGGCATAGGTTCGGCCGCGCTCGCGACCCTCTTCGGCCAGGACCTGCTCGCGCAGGCGCCCGTCGCGCCGCCGGCCGGCGGCGCGGGGGGCGGCGCGCTGCCCGGGCTGCCGCACTACGCGCCCAGGGCGAAACGGGTGATCTACCTCTTCATGTCGGGGGCGCCGTCCCAGCACGAGCTGTTCGACTACAAGCCGGCGCTGGCGCGGATGGTGGGAGAGGATCTCCCACCGTCGGTCCGCGGCAACCAGCGGGTGACGACGATGACGGCCGGCCAGACCAGCTTTCCGCTGGTCCCGTCGAAGTATCCCTTCACGCAGCATGGGCAGTCCGGCACATGGGTCAGCTCGCTCATGCCACACACGGCGCGGATCGTCGACGATCTCTGCTTCGTCCACTCGTTGCACACCGAGGCGATCAACCACGACCCCGGGATCACTTTCTTCCAGACCGGCGCGCAACTCGCCGGCCGGCCGAGCATCGGCGCGTGGCTCTCCTATGGGCTGGGTTCGATGAACGCCGATCTGCCGACGTTCGTCGCCATGGTCTCGAAGGGCTCGGCCCAGACCGGCCAGCCGCTCTACGATCGACTATGGGGAAGCGGTTTCCTGCCGACCCGCTACCAGGGAGTGAAGTTCCTGTCGACCGGCGACCCGGTCCTCTACCTGTCGAACCCGCCGGGCGTCGACGATGCGACGCGCCGCCGCTTCCTGGACGATCTGGGTGAATTGAACACCCTGAAGGAGGCGGAGTTCGGCGACCCGGAGACGGCGACGCGGATCGCGCAGTACGAGATGGCGTACCGGATGCAGAGCTCCGTTCCCGAGCTGACCGATCTGTCGGACGAGCCGGAGAGCACGTTCGATCTGTACGGGGAGGACTCGCGCAAGCCGGGCACGTTTGCCCGCAACTGCCTGCTGGCCCGCCGGCTGGCGGAACGCGACGTCCGGTTCGTGCAGTGCTTCCACCGCGGGTGGGATCAGCACACGCGGCTGCCACAGGGCATCGAGCGGCAGGCCGGGGACGTCGATCAGGCGCAGGCGGCGCTCGTCACCGACCTGAAGAACCGCGGCATGCTGGACGACACGCTGGTGGTCTGGGGAGGCGAGTTCGGCCGGAGCGCCTACTGCCAGGGCGTCTTCACCGAGGAGACCTACGGGCGCGACCATCATCCGCGCTGCTTCACGATGTGGCTGGCGGGCGGCGGCGTGCGGCCGGGCATCAGCTACGGCGAGACCGACGACTTCTCGTACAACATCGTCAGGGACCCGGTCCACATCCACGACCTGCATGCGACGATGCTGCATCTCCTCGGCATCGATCACACGAAACTGACGTACGAGTACCAGGGACGCGACTTCCGACTGACCGACGTTCATGGCACCGTGGTCGACGACATCCTGGCGTAG
- a CDS encoding acyl-CoA dehydrogenase, which translates to MDFRPTEAEQITRQSIREFAEREIAPHVTEWDEAEAFGPELQPKLAALGLFGMQFPVRYGGAELSAVEYCIIIEELARVDPAVALMVAAHNGLAASHIARFGSDTQRERWLGPLARGEMLGAWALTEPDAGSDAAALRARAVRDGDGWLLNGTKSFTTHAGIAGLTVVMAVTEPARGQRGISAFVVEAGAPGLSAGRKEKKLGMRASTTAETRLDDCRVPAESLLGREGYGFVNAMQVLDAGRIGISALAVGLAQGAFEAARRHAKQRRQFGKPLTAFQAIQWKLADLATAIDASRLLTYRAAYEQDQGHATTRESSIAKLHSSETAVRAAEECVQIHGGYGFVRDYPAEKFFRDVKLLTIGEGTSEIQRLVIARHYLS; encoded by the coding sequence ATGGACTTCCGACCGACGGAGGCGGAGCAAATCACCCGCCAGTCGATCCGGGAGTTCGCCGAGCGGGAGATAGCACCTCACGTCACGGAGTGGGACGAGGCGGAGGCGTTCGGTCCGGAGCTTCAGCCCAAGCTCGCGGCCCTCGGCCTGTTCGGCATGCAGTTTCCCGTGCGCTACGGCGGCGCCGAGCTCTCTGCCGTCGAGTACTGCATCATCATCGAGGAGCTGGCCCGCGTCGACCCGGCGGTTGCACTGATGGTGGCCGCGCATAATGGCCTCGCGGCGTCTCACATCGCCAGGTTCGGATCCGACACGCAGCGCGAGCGCTGGCTCGGCCCGCTCGCGCGTGGCGAGATGCTCGGCGCCTGGGCGCTGACGGAGCCCGACGCGGGAAGCGACGCCGCGGCGCTCCGGGCTCGCGCCGTGCGCGATGGAGACGGGTGGTTGCTGAACGGCACGAAGTCGTTCACGACGCACGCGGGCATCGCGGGTTTGACGGTGGTGATGGCGGTGACCGAGCCGGCCAGAGGCCAGCGCGGGATCTCGGCCTTTGTGGTGGAAGCAGGCGCGCCGGGCCTCTCCGCGGGGCGGAAGGAGAAGAAGCTCGGGATGCGCGCGAGCACGACCGCCGAGACCCGGCTGGACGATTGCCGCGTCCCCGCGGAGTCGCTCCTCGGGCGGGAGGGATACGGGTTCGTCAATGCGATGCAGGTGCTCGACGCCGGGAGGATCGGGATCTCCGCGCTCGCGGTCGGCCTTGCCCAGGGAGCGTTCGAGGCGGCGCGGCGCCATGCCAAGCAGCGCCGCCAGTTCGGGAAGCCGCTCACCGCGTTCCAGGCGATTCAGTGGAAGCTGGCCGATCTCGCTACGGCGATTGACGCTTCCCGGCTGCTCACCTATCGCGCGGCGTACGAACAGGATCAGGGGCATGCGACAACACGGGAGTCATCGATCGCGAAGCTGCATTCCAGCGAGACGGCGGTGCGCGCGGCGGAGGAGTGCGTCCAGATTCATGGCGGCTACGGCTTTGTTCGTGACTACCCGGCGGAGAAGTTCTTCCGCGACGTGAAGCTGCTCACGATCGGCGAGGGGACAAGCGAGATTCAACGGCTGGTCATCGCCCGGCACTACCTCTCGTGA
- the meaB gene encoding methylmalonyl Co-A mutase-associated GTPase MeaB, whose amino-acid sequence MAAAVIAGDRRAVARAISVVEREAPESAALIGALFPRTGRALVVGLTGAPGVGKSTLANRLTALWRSAGRTVGVLAIDPTSPFSGGAILGDRIRMQDHVSDDGVFVRSMATRGQLGGLARATYDALVVLDAAGCEVVLIETVGVGQAEVDISRTADVSVVVTVPGGGDDVQAIKAGIMEIADVFVVNKADREGADRVVADIKGMLALRDARPDAPQPEVVRTSAATGDGIEELAAEVARFVADGGRGGERARSRARARLEAIVAERVTAAITASGSIDAIVDEVASRALDPYVAAERLMRHMAKQSG is encoded by the coding sequence CTGGCCGCCGCCGTCATCGCGGGAGACCGCCGGGCGGTGGCGCGAGCCATCTCCGTCGTCGAGCGGGAGGCGCCCGAGTCGGCGGCGCTGATCGGCGCCCTGTTCCCCCGGACCGGACGCGCGCTGGTGGTGGGGCTGACCGGCGCGCCGGGTGTGGGCAAGAGCACCCTGGCGAATCGGTTGACGGCGCTCTGGCGGTCCGCGGGCCGGACGGTTGGCGTGCTCGCCATCGACCCGACCAGCCCGTTCAGCGGCGGCGCGATCCTGGGCGACCGAATCCGGATGCAGGACCATGTCAGCGACGATGGCGTCTTCGTCCGCAGCATGGCGACGCGGGGTCAGTTGGGCGGACTGGCCCGCGCCACGTACGATGCGCTGGTGGTGCTCGATGCCGCCGGTTGCGAGGTCGTGCTCATAGAGACCGTGGGCGTTGGGCAGGCGGAGGTCGACATTTCGCGGACGGCCGACGTTTCCGTGGTGGTGACCGTCCCGGGTGGCGGCGACGACGTGCAGGCGATCAAGGCCGGAATCATGGAGATCGCCGACGTCTTCGTGGTCAACAAGGCGGACCGCGAGGGCGCCGACCGCGTTGTCGCCGACATCAAGGGCATGCTGGCCCTGCGCGACGCGCGCCCGGATGCACCCCAGCCGGAGGTGGTCCGGACGTCGGCTGCCACCGGCGACGGGATCGAGGAGCTGGCGGCGGAGGTCGCGCGCTTCGTGGCCGACGGAGGCCGTGGCGGGGAGCGAGCGCGCAGCCGTGCGCGCGCCCGCCTGGAGGCGATTGTCGCGGAACGGGTTACCGCCGCCATCACGGCCAGCGGCAGCATCGACGCGATCGTGGATGAGGTTGCCAGCCGCGCGCTCGATCCCTACGTCGCGGCGGAGCGGTTGATGCGGCACATGGCGAAGCAGTCGGGATGA
- the mce gene encoding methylmalonyl-CoA epimerase yields the protein MNVELDHIGIAVGDIDAALAFYRAALGLDVDGTEEVPAQGVRAHFLRVGSASLELLEATADDSPIGRFVGRRGPGLHHITLRVDDIAASLERLRAQGVRLIDEVPRDGAEGALVAFVHPSSAHGVLVELKQERPAAGETS from the coding sequence ATGAACGTGGAACTGGATCACATCGGCATTGCCGTCGGCGACATCGATGCGGCGCTGGCCTTCTATCGAGCCGCGCTCGGTCTCGACGTGGACGGGACCGAGGAGGTGCCGGCCCAAGGGGTGCGCGCGCACTTTCTGAGGGTCGGCTCCGCATCCCTGGAGCTGCTCGAGGCGACGGCGGACGACTCGCCGATCGGGCGCTTCGTCGGCCGCCGCGGTCCGGGGCTCCATCACATCACGCTTCGGGTCGACGACATTGCGGCCTCGCTCGAACGCCTGCGCGCGCAGGGAGTGCGCCTGATCGACGAAGTCCCCCGCGACGGCGCGGAAGGCGCGCTGGTCGCTTTCGTTCATCCGTCGAGCGCGCACGGCGTGCTGGTCGAACTGAAGCAGGAGCGGCCGGCGGCGGGGGAGACGTCGTGA